The Mucilaginibacter yixingensis genome window below encodes:
- a CDS encoding sodium/solute symporter (Members of the Solute:Sodium Symporter (SSS), TC 2.A.21 as described in tcdb.org, catalyze solute:Na+ symport. Known solutes for members of the family include sugars, amino acids, nucleosides, inositols, vitamins, urea or anions, depending on the system.), with protein MILAVSNIVSKLTTLDYVIVVAYLVVLMIIGYQASFKKKKSEEDETLFLANKSLGWSSIGFNMWGTNVGPSMLLACASIGFKTGIVAINFEWYAFIFLMLLALVFAPRYIASKVSTMPEFMGQRYGDSTRNILAWYALIKIQISWLSLGLYAGGVLVRQILGIPMWESVVVLVAFAGLFAFAGGLKAIAKVNVFQMLLLIGVSLMLMFIGLHKAGGLSTVWHSVPHNYWNLLRPATDADYPWYAILLGYPVAAVAFFCTDQAMVQSVLGAKNLEQGQLGVNFIGWLKILSLPLFIGTGILCYLLFPKLDDPNMAYMTMVTNLFPPGLNGLVIVVMIAVLVGTVGSSLNSLSTVFTMDIYAEKINKGATNKDLIRVGRMAIIVGCILAVGVVLAIDQIKGLKFFDVFQSILGFIAPPLSVVFLLTVFWKRTTKLAVNFTLSIGSAISLGIGILYLWVFPAATYHFWPHYLMVSFYTFAILFVLAVLISLVDPNPVRYVATDEDTASIAKPTKRVKLAWTLLVIVMVCLYLFFNGH; from the coding sequence ATGATATTAGCTGTAAGCAACATCGTATCCAAACTCACCACGCTCGATTATGTGATCGTTGTGGCCTACCTGGTGGTACTGATGATTATTGGATACCAGGCCAGTTTTAAAAAGAAAAAGTCTGAAGAAGATGAAACGCTGTTCCTGGCCAATAAATCATTGGGGTGGAGCAGTATTGGCTTTAACATGTGGGGCACCAATGTGGGCCCGAGCATGTTGCTGGCCTGTGCCAGTATCGGTTTTAAAACCGGTATTGTCGCTATCAACTTTGAGTGGTACGCCTTCATCTTTTTGATGTTGCTGGCGCTGGTTTTTGCGCCGCGATACATTGCATCCAAAGTATCTACCATGCCCGAGTTTATGGGGCAGCGCTATGGCGATAGCACCCGTAACATTTTGGCCTGGTACGCTTTGATCAAAATTCAGATCTCGTGGCTGTCACTCGGCTTGTATGCCGGTGGTGTGCTGGTGAGGCAAATTCTGGGCATCCCAATGTGGGAGTCGGTGGTGGTATTGGTAGCCTTTGCCGGTCTGTTTGCTTTTGCGGGTGGCCTTAAAGCCATTGCCAAAGTAAATGTTTTCCAGATGTTGCTCCTTATTGGTGTCTCGCTGATGCTGATGTTTATCGGTCTGCATAAGGCCGGTGGTTTAAGTACCGTTTGGCATAGTGTTCCGCATAATTACTGGAACCTGCTGCGCCCGGCTACCGATGCTGATTACCCTTGGTATGCCATTCTGCTGGGTTATCCGGTAGCGGCTGTGGCGTTTTTCTGTACAGACCAGGCCATGGTACAATCGGTATTAGGTGCTAAAAACCTGGAGCAAGGTCAGCTGGGAGTTAACTTCATCGGCTGGCTGAAAATCCTGTCGCTGCCGTTGTTCATCGGTACTGGTATTTTGTGTTACCTGTTGTTCCCTAAGCTTGATGACCCGAATATGGCTTACATGACCATGGTGACAAACTTGTTCCCTCCGGGCCTGAACGGTTTGGTAATTGTGGTAATGATTGCCGTTTTGGTAGGCACGGTAGGCTCATCGCTCAACTCGTTGAGTACCGTATTTACGATGGATATTTATGCAGAGAAGATCAACAAAGGCGCTACCAATAAAGACCTCATCCGCGTGGGCCGTATGGCTATCATCGTAGGTTGTATTTTGGCGGTAGGTGTAGTACTGGCAATAGATCAAATTAAAGGACTGAAATTCTTTGACGTGTTCCAGTCAATCCTGGGCTTTATTGCGCCGCCGTTGTCGGTAGTATTCCTGCTCACCGTGTTCTGGAAACGTACCACCAAACTGGCGGTTAATTTCACGCTGTCTATAGGCTCGGCAATTAGTTTGGGTATAGGGATACTGTATTTGTGGGTATTTCCGGCAGCAACCTATCATTTCTGGCCGCACTACCTGATGGTGTCGTTCTATACTTTCGCCATACTGTTTGTGCTTGCGGTGCTGATCTCGCTGGTAGATCCAAACCCGGTACGTTATGTGGCTACAGACGAAGATACCGCCAGCATTGCCAAACCAACCAAACGCGTAAAACTAGCATGGACGCTGCTGGTCATTGTGATGGTGTGCCTGTACCTTTTCTTTAACGGACATTGA
- a CDS encoding alpha-L-rhamnosidase C-terminal domain-containing protein, which translates to MRRNQHKNLMNGLSAFLCFGLLFLADIASAQKATWIWYPGDYEVWLSNKMQARRTERGSFLPPFWKLDSHYALIEFHKDFELASPEKVEIYADGQYNVKLDGKAISGYPHSLDIPAGKHRISLKVFNQGNVPAIYVKGPHLVSDNTWETTFEDKEWIDQSGKTSDISATKYFPAGSWNLNDPKTPPSAFSLPTKEQSAVSKDKKEHSIFVDFGKETFGFVKLIGLKGKGKLSLHYGESKEEAMSLEHGELMDPMDVNQDSKTDYIMPGSRAFRYVNIVYDDNVSLDDVSMLYEYSPVEQRGSFKCNDEEINKIWDVAAYTMHLNTREFFIDGIKRDRWVWSGDAYQSYLMNYYLYFDSPTVTRTIYALRGKDPVTSHINTIMDYTFYWFLSVYDYYQYTGDKAFIKQAYPRMQSMMDFCLARRDKDGLMEGLPGDWVFIDWADGLSKKGEVSFEQMLLCRSLETMGLCANIMNDKAAAVKYNAAGAALKKKIFAYYWNPQKQALVHSRVNGKQTDNVTRYSNMFGIFFNYFSDTQKQEVKKSVLLNDKIQKITTPYMHFYELEALCAMGEQDYVRKQIKDYWGGMLKLGATTFWEEYDPFKKGAEHYAMYGREFGKSLCHAWGASPIYLLGKYYLGVKPTAPGYKQYSITPNLGGLQWMEGSIPTPDGDIKVYASTKQLKIEGAAGTGLLRFRSQTNPMCSQAKPVSKGNGWYELSIEKGKKYTIDYQELK; encoded by the coding sequence ATGAGAAGAAACCAACATAAAAACCTAATGAACGGGCTGAGCGCATTTTTGTGCTTCGGCCTTTTGTTTTTGGCTGATATTGCATCGGCACAGAAAGCTACGTGGATCTGGTATCCCGGCGATTACGAAGTTTGGTTGAGCAATAAAATGCAGGCCCGCCGTACCGAGCGTGGCTCGTTTTTGCCGCCGTTCTGGAAGCTGGACAGCCACTACGCGCTGATCGAGTTTCATAAAGATTTTGAACTGGCATCACCCGAGAAAGTAGAAATTTATGCTGATGGCCAGTACAACGTAAAGCTGGACGGTAAAGCGATCTCCGGATATCCGCACTCGCTGGATATCCCTGCCGGTAAGCACCGCATCAGCCTGAAAGTGTTTAACCAGGGCAACGTGCCGGCCATCTACGTAAAAGGCCCGCACCTGGTGAGCGATAACACCTGGGAAACCACCTTTGAAGATAAAGAGTGGATTGACCAAAGCGGTAAAACTTCAGACATCTCCGCCACCAAATATTTCCCTGCCGGTAGCTGGAACCTGAATGATCCTAAAACACCGCCGTCGGCTTTCAGCCTGCCAACCAAAGAGCAATCTGCTGTAAGCAAAGACAAAAAAGAGCATTCCATTTTTGTTGATTTTGGTAAAGAAACCTTCGGCTTTGTAAAACTCATCGGCCTGAAAGGTAAAGGTAAACTGAGCCTGCACTACGGCGAATCAAAAGAAGAAGCCATGTCGTTAGAGCATGGCGAACTGATGGACCCGATGGATGTGAATCAGGATAGCAAAACCGATTATATCATGCCGGGATCGCGCGCGTTCCGCTATGTAAACATTGTTTATGATGACAATGTGAGTCTGGATGATGTATCGATGCTATACGAGTACTCACCGGTTGAGCAGCGCGGCAGCTTTAAATGTAATGACGAAGAGATTAACAAGATCTGGGATGTAGCGGCTTATACCATGCACCTCAACACCCGCGAGTTTTTTATTGACGGTATTAAACGCGATCGTTGGGTGTGGAGTGGCGATGCTTACCAAAGCTACCTGATGAACTACTACTTGTACTTTGACTCGCCAACCGTAACCCGCACTATTTATGCGCTGCGTGGTAAAGATCCGGTAACCAGCCACATCAACACCATTATGGACTATACGTTCTACTGGTTCCTGAGTGTGTATGATTACTATCAGTACACCGGCGATAAAGCGTTCATTAAACAAGCTTACCCGCGCATGCAAAGCATGATGGATTTCTGTCTGGCCCGTCGTGATAAAGACGGACTGATGGAAGGCCTGCCGGGCGACTGGGTGTTTATTGACTGGGCCGATGGCCTGAGCAAAAAAGGTGAAGTAAGCTTCGAGCAGATGTTACTGTGCCGCAGCTTAGAAACCATGGGCCTTTGCGCAAACATTATGAATGATAAAGCTGCTGCTGTTAAATACAATGCTGCCGGTGCTGCTTTGAAGAAAAAGATTTTTGCTTACTACTGGAATCCACAGAAACAGGCTTTAGTACATAGCCGCGTTAATGGTAAGCAAACCGACAATGTAACCCGCTACAGCAACATGTTCGGTATCTTCTTTAACTACTTTAGCGATACCCAGAAACAAGAGGTTAAAAAATCGGTATTGCTGAACGATAAGATTCAGAAGATCACCACCCCATACATGCACTTCTACGAGTTGGAAGCACTGTGTGCCATGGGCGAGCAGGACTACGTGCGCAAACAGATCAAAGATTACTGGGGCGGTATGCTCAAATTGGGCGCTACCACTTTCTGGGAAGAATATGATCCGTTTAAAAAAGGTGCTGAACATTACGCCATGTACGGTCGTGAGTTTGGCAAGAGTCTTTGTCACGCCTGGGGTGCAAGTCCGATTTACCTGCTGGGTAAATACTACCTGGGTGTAAAACCAACCGCGCCGGGCTACAAACAATACAGCATTACCCCAAATCTGGGTGGTTTGCAGTGGATGGAAGGCAGCATACCAACACCTGATGGCGACATTAAGGTATACGCCAGCACCAAACAGCTGAAAATTGAAGGTGCTGCCGGTACCGGTTTGTTACGTTTCCGTAGCCAAACCAACCCAATGTGCAGCCAGGCCAAACCGGTATCAAAAGGTAACGGTTGGTACGAGCTGAGCATTGAGAAAGGTAAGAAGTATACGATTGATTATCAGGAGCTGAAATAA
- a CDS encoding mandelate racemase/muconate lactonizing enzyme family protein, translating to MQKIKSYSVYTAKAKLEKPIADATHVLTEISFIVLRIQTDGGVVGEGYMLSFQYSPQAIAGAMKDVGEMLIGEDVCDTVKVFEKLNHANEYFGQEGINRWAQAAYNIAMWDAWCKILGRPIWKVLGTSRTSVPLYGSGGWISYSVEELIGEVTDYKQRGFQSVKIKVGKPDWKEDLERLRLVREAVGNEIGIMMDANQGMTVPSALALARAARELNIYWFEEPINHADFEGYRLLRNQAGISLAMGEREYSSLPLRELLTRNAIDIWQPDILRIGGVEAWRDSAALAGAFNIPVLPHYYKDYDIPLLCTIPNGAGAESFDWIDPLIDHPIAMTNGMAVPHNRPGWGFSFKDAVLNEI from the coding sequence ATGCAAAAAATAAAAAGCTACTCGGTTTACACGGCTAAGGCTAAACTGGAAAAACCCATTGCCGATGCCACGCACGTGCTGACCGAAATATCCTTCATTGTGCTACGCATCCAGACCGATGGCGGCGTAGTGGGCGAGGGCTACATGCTCAGCTTTCAATACAGTCCGCAGGCTATTGCCGGGGCCATGAAGGATGTTGGCGAGATGCTGATTGGTGAAGATGTTTGCGATACGGTAAAAGTTTTTGAAAAACTGAACCATGCGAACGAGTACTTCGGCCAGGAAGGTATTAACCGCTGGGCGCAGGCCGCCTACAATATTGCTATGTGGGATGCCTGGTGTAAAATCCTCGGTCGGCCGATATGGAAAGTGCTGGGTACATCACGCACTTCGGTGCCGCTGTACGGTAGTGGCGGCTGGATCTCGTACTCGGTAGAAGAACTGATTGGCGAAGTAACCGACTACAAACAGCGCGGCTTTCAATCGGTAAAAATAAAAGTAGGCAAGCCCGATTGGAAAGAGGATCTGGAGCGCCTGCGCTTAGTACGCGAGGCCGTAGGTAATGAAATTGGTATTATGATGGACGCCAACCAGGGAATGACTGTTCCTTCGGCGCTGGCGTTGGCCCGTGCTGCCCGCGAACTGAACATCTACTGGTTTGAAGAACCCATTAACCATGCAGATTTTGAGGGCTACCGTTTGCTGCGTAACCAGGCCGGCATCTCGTTGGCTATGGGCGAGCGCGAATATTCATCATTACCACTGAGGGAGCTATTGACCCGCAATGCCATCGATATCTGGCAACCCGATATTTTAAGAATAGGTGGCGTAGAAGCCTGGCGTGATAGTGCTGCTTTGGCCGGAGCGTTTAACATCCCGGTGTTGCCGCATTATTACAAAGACTATGATATTCCATTGCTTTGCACCATCCCGAACGGGGCGGGCGCAGAATCATTTGATTGGATTGACCCGCTGATTGATCATCCGATTGCGATGACCAACGGCATGGCCGTACCGCACAATCGACCAGGCTGGGGTTTCAGCTTTAAAGATGCGGTGCTGAATGAGATATAG